A genomic window from Rhodococcus sp. KBS0724 includes:
- a CDS encoding IclR family transcriptional regulator produces the protein MIIDNLEAPDAPIAVFGRMSTILDAFEDSGRLTLRQVVAHVGLPRSSVHRMLDQLVAKRWLRKVGREYELGMRLFELGSTVVQQNRLYAAAMPLLSELHRISGMVVHLGVLDGTDVVYLGKIGGLHAAAVPTRVGGRMAAHETALGRALLAYSENASAERDLPQSIRDDIERIRDFGLAYESGVTVAGLNCMATPIGPIGKAVAAVSICGPSSRLRLDHQSAVPLLTTATAIWQAVGQFGARSPEFGRRVRTLRSMPAAVGAWPSTCFIGDLVEL, from the coding sequence GTGATAATTGACAACCTGGAGGCGCCGGATGCGCCGATCGCCGTGTTCGGTCGAATGTCGACGATCCTGGATGCGTTCGAAGACTCCGGACGCCTGACACTTCGCCAAGTTGTCGCACACGTAGGACTTCCTCGCTCATCCGTGCATCGAATGCTCGATCAACTGGTTGCCAAACGATGGTTACGGAAGGTCGGTCGTGAGTACGAGCTTGGTATGAGACTCTTCGAGTTGGGATCGACTGTGGTGCAGCAGAATCGACTGTACGCGGCAGCAATGCCACTACTGAGCGAACTGCACAGAATCAGCGGCATGGTCGTCCATCTGGGCGTCCTTGACGGCACCGACGTGGTGTATCTGGGGAAAATCGGCGGCCTACATGCGGCAGCCGTGCCCACTCGGGTCGGAGGTCGGATGGCCGCGCACGAAACCGCCCTCGGACGCGCACTCCTGGCGTACAGCGAAAACGCTTCCGCCGAGCGAGATCTGCCACAGTCGATACGCGACGATATCGAGCGCATTCGAGACTTCGGACTTGCTTATGAATCCGGTGTCACAGTCGCAGGATTGAACTGCATGGCCACCCCGATCGGACCTATCGGGAAAGCTGTTGCAGCAGTGTCTATTTGTGGACCTTCAAGTCGCCTGCGACTTGATCACCAGAGCGCGGTGCCGTTACTGACGACCGCAACAGCGATTTGGCAAGCGGTGGGTCAGTTCGGTGCGCGATCCCCCGAGTTCGGCAGGCGGGTGCGAACATTGCGCTCGATGCCGGCAGCGGTCGGCGCCTGGCCTTCCACATGTTTCATCGGCGATCTTGTCGAGTTGTGA
- a CDS encoding FAD-dependent monooxygenase codes for MRGSTIRTAGVIGGGIGGLATALALANAGWTVTVFEKAPVLTEVGAGITLWPNALAALDHLGIGDDIRSRAAPGWVGGIRNRQGRWLLRTNAERFRTLHGNFVAMHRADLVDVLRTALPESVTLRLGGAVTAIEVGGGIRCGARTEDFDLIVGADGIDSLTRRAVFPEYPAPRPLGIRAWRWIVDDVDLVDVGVVEVGGILGAGGEFGIVPLGNGRLYVFAAARLSKEEPDPSLDAFLHWPDPVPQLISAVARQMILRHDIRDLPALPSFVRESVVLVGDAAHAMGPHLGQGACQALEDAVTLGAHAHDVATYDYLRTKRTHRLQKRSRRSARIILTRGAGTTLVRDFALRALPSELFLRGMGSNFSTRNMM; via the coding sequence ATGAGGGGATCGACGATACGAACAGCGGGAGTCATCGGAGGCGGTATCGGGGGCCTGGCAACGGCGCTAGCGCTCGCGAACGCAGGCTGGACGGTCACGGTGTTCGAGAAAGCTCCGGTCCTTACCGAGGTGGGTGCCGGAATCACTTTGTGGCCGAACGCACTCGCCGCACTGGATCACCTCGGAATTGGCGATGACATTCGGAGCAGAGCCGCACCAGGCTGGGTAGGTGGGATACGCAACCGCCAGGGTCGGTGGTTGCTGCGTACCAATGCGGAGAGGTTCCGTACGTTGCACGGCAACTTCGTGGCCATGCACCGCGCCGATCTGGTCGATGTTCTCCGCACAGCACTTCCGGAGTCGGTGACCTTACGACTCGGCGGCGCAGTCACCGCGATTGAAGTGGGTGGTGGGATTCGGTGTGGTGCTCGCACCGAAGATTTCGATCTGATCGTCGGCGCGGATGGAATAGACAGTCTCACGCGACGAGCAGTGTTCCCTGAGTATCCGGCTCCGCGGCCGCTGGGAATTCGCGCGTGGAGGTGGATTGTCGACGACGTCGATCTCGTCGATGTCGGTGTTGTCGAGGTCGGGGGGATCCTCGGTGCAGGAGGAGAATTCGGCATCGTTCCGCTGGGGAACGGGCGGTTGTACGTTTTTGCTGCCGCCCGACTGTCGAAGGAAGAACCGGACCCGTCGCTGGATGCTTTTCTGCACTGGCCGGATCCCGTTCCTCAACTCATCTCCGCAGTTGCACGGCAGATGATTCTTCGGCACGACATCAGAGATCTTCCAGCGTTGCCGTCGTTCGTTCGAGAAAGCGTTGTGCTCGTTGGTGACGCCGCGCATGCGATGGGGCCGCATCTCGGTCAAGGTGCATGTCAGGCTCTCGAGGACGCTGTCACGCTGGGCGCTCATGCTCATGATGTGGCTACCTATGATTACCTTCGCACCAAGAGGACCCATCGCCTTCAAAAACGCTCGCGCCGGTCCGCCCGAATAATCCTCACGCGAGGTGCCGGCACTACGCTCGTTCGAGACTTCGCACTGCGAGCGCTCCCGTCCGAGTTGTTTCTTCGGGGGATGGGATCGAACTTCAGCACTCGAAACATGATGTAG
- a CDS encoding TetR family transcriptional regulator: protein MTKAEPENRAAKKERTRQALLDTAMDLLTDRSFAGISLREVAREAGIVPTAFYRHFASMEDLGVVLVEESMRMLRQMLRDARRDPSPKNAGTSLDILVRQVHSHEREFRFLCRERYGGISEIRRAISTEMRLFVSELTVDLSRMAGLEKWRHDDLEIAADLIVGAMFTAVVALLDADAPGYPSEDVVIARAEKQLRLIILGMATWDPSRS from the coding sequence GTGACCAAGGCTGAGCCGGAAAATCGCGCCGCCAAGAAGGAGCGCACACGCCAAGCGCTGCTCGACACTGCGATGGATCTCCTTACCGACCGTAGTTTTGCCGGCATCAGCCTCCGCGAAGTGGCCCGCGAAGCGGGCATCGTTCCCACGGCCTTCTACCGCCACTTCGCGTCGATGGAAGACCTCGGTGTCGTCCTGGTCGAGGAGAGCATGCGCATGCTTCGGCAAATGTTGCGTGATGCCAGACGCGACCCCAGTCCCAAGAATGCCGGAACCTCACTCGATATTCTTGTCCGCCAGGTTCATTCACACGAGCGAGAGTTTCGCTTCCTGTGCCGCGAACGCTACGGCGGCATCAGCGAGATACGACGCGCCATCAGTACCGAGATGCGATTGTTTGTCAGCGAACTCACCGTCGACCTCTCGCGAATGGCGGGCCTGGAAAAGTGGCGACACGATGATCTTGAGATTGCCGCCGACCTGATCGTCGGCGCGATGTTCACTGCCGTCGTTGCACTCCTCGACGCCGACGCACCGGGTTATCCCAGCGAAGACGTCGTGATCGCGCGGGCCGAGAAGCAACTACGACTGATCATTCTGGGTATGGCTACCTGGGATCCTTCTCGTTCCTAG
- a CDS encoding ferredoxin reductase, with product MASNSKTLARRGLALIEAMAAPHQIDRYLELVNPMATVRDIRAQVVSVDHPTADSVTLTLRPTRQWRGFSAGQFVQVGVVIDGVRHTRCYSPAGSASSRDGLIELTVKAHPGGLVSQYLNAHAEPGLVVSLSQADGVFMLPNTKPSHILLISGGSGITPVMSMLRTLVDDGHTGEIVFLHYVNTKKDVSYLDALTAIAEQYRNVELVLVYTESGGGDLDGFFDNTHLSAVAPWIADPETADAQAYLCGPPGLMHGVREVFREFEVEHLLHTEEFAPAAAEPGEAGGEVLFTKSGVAAENSGETLLEQAEAAGLSPEYGCRMGICFSCTSVKKLGRTRNVRTGETDDEPDKKIQLCVSAPVGDVTVEI from the coding sequence ATGGCATCGAACTCCAAGACTCTTGCCCGCCGCGGGCTGGCCCTGATCGAAGCCATGGCTGCTCCGCATCAGATCGACCGGTATCTCGAACTCGTCAATCCCATGGCGACGGTGCGCGATATTCGCGCGCAGGTCGTATCGGTCGACCATCCGACTGCTGATTCAGTGACATTGACGCTGCGACCGACGCGCCAGTGGCGCGGATTCTCTGCCGGACAGTTCGTCCAGGTAGGTGTCGTGATCGACGGGGTGCGTCACACTCGTTGTTATTCACCCGCCGGTTCTGCGTCCAGCCGCGACGGGCTTATCGAACTCACCGTGAAAGCTCATCCAGGCGGTCTGGTGTCGCAGTATCTGAATGCGCATGCCGAACCGGGACTTGTGGTCAGCTTGTCGCAGGCCGACGGCGTTTTCATGCTTCCAAACACTAAGCCCTCCCACATCCTCCTGATCAGCGGCGGCAGCGGAATCACCCCCGTGATGTCGATGCTGCGCACCCTCGTCGACGACGGACACACCGGCGAGATCGTGTTCCTGCATTACGTGAACACCAAGAAAGATGTGTCGTATCTCGACGCGTTGACGGCCATCGCCGAGCAATATCGGAATGTAGAACTGGTACTGGTGTACACCGAATCCGGTGGGGGAGACCTCGACGGTTTCTTCGACAATACGCACCTGAGTGCAGTGGCGCCCTGGATCGCTGATCCGGAAACGGCTGATGCACAGGCGTACCTCTGCGGACCACCCGGACTGATGCACGGTGTGCGTGAAGTTTTTCGTGAATTCGAGGTAGAGCATCTGCTCCACACGGAGGAGTTTGCGCCCGCAGCCGCGGAACCTGGCGAGGCCGGCGGCGAAGTGCTGTTCACCAAAAGCGGAGTGGCAGCAGAAAACTCGGGCGAGACACTCCTCGAGCAGGCCGAAGCGGCTGGGTTGAGCCCCGAATACGGTTGCCGTATGGGCATCTGCTTCTCCTGCACCTCGGTCAAGAAACTCGGCCGCACCCGCAACGTTCGCACCGGTGAGACCGACGACGAACCCGACAAGAAGATCCAACTCTGCGTCAGTGCGCCCGTCGGCGATGTCACCGTAGAAATCTAA
- a CDS encoding acyl-CoA desaturase — MFGLSLSTLPFLNNGSDKNDAPVVLTYDQVEEIGRELDAIRDRTVASLGAEDREYIYRIIKAQRGFEVAGRGLMYLGFLPPVWLAAVGALSISKILDNMEIGHNVMHGQYDWMREPGLNSEVFEWDTVCPADQWRHSHNYMHHTYTNILGKDRDIGYGILRIDPAQKWNPYYLGNPVWAFALMMLFEWGVMMHDLEIENVLAGKRKWYDVKPLLKGWWKKAGKQVLKDYVIFPALTGPLFVTTLAGNVTANLVRNVWTYSIIFCGHFPTGVQSFTEDETADETRGQWYVRQMLGSANIQGSPLFHIMSGNLSHQIEHHLFPDLPAHRYPQIAPEVEALCAQYGLPYNTGGFWKQIGSVWGKIFKFALPPGMIKSQSLTGVIVERQRTVA, encoded by the coding sequence ATGTTTGGACTATCACTTTCCACCTTGCCTTTCCTGAACAACGGATCCGACAAGAACGACGCTCCGGTTGTACTCACCTACGATCAGGTCGAGGAAATCGGCCGCGAATTGGATGCGATTCGAGATCGCACGGTCGCATCGCTCGGTGCCGAAGACCGTGAGTACATATATCGGATCATCAAGGCGCAACGGGGTTTCGAGGTTGCCGGCCGAGGCCTGATGTACTTGGGCTTCCTGCCACCGGTGTGGCTCGCGGCGGTTGGCGCGCTGAGTATCTCGAAGATCCTCGACAACATGGAGATCGGGCACAACGTCATGCATGGTCAGTACGACTGGATGCGTGAACCCGGCCTCAATTCCGAAGTGTTCGAATGGGATACGGTGTGCCCGGCGGACCAGTGGCGTCACTCGCACAACTACATGCATCACACGTACACAAATATCCTGGGCAAAGATCGGGATATCGGATACGGCATTCTGCGCATCGACCCAGCCCAGAAGTGGAATCCATACTACCTCGGTAATCCGGTGTGGGCGTTTGCGCTGATGATGCTCTTCGAGTGGGGCGTCATGATGCACGATCTCGAGATCGAGAATGTGCTCGCCGGAAAGCGGAAATGGTACGACGTCAAACCCCTTCTCAAAGGCTGGTGGAAGAAGGCGGGCAAGCAGGTCCTCAAGGACTACGTCATCTTCCCAGCTCTCACCGGACCGCTGTTCGTCACGACTCTGGCCGGAAACGTCACCGCCAATCTCGTGCGGAACGTGTGGACGTACTCGATCATCTTCTGTGGCCATTTCCCCACCGGCGTACAGAGTTTCACCGAGGACGAGACGGCCGACGAGACTCGGGGACAGTGGTATGTCCGTCAGATGCTCGGCAGTGCAAACATTCAGGGCAGTCCGTTGTTCCACATCATGTCCGGCAACCTGTCCCACCAGATCGAGCATCATCTGTTCCCGGACCTGCCGGCACACCGATACCCGCAGATTGCGCCCGAGGTCGAGGCGCTGTGTGCGCAATACGGTTTGCCGTACAACACGGGTGGCTTCTGGAAGCAGATCGGATCGGTATGGGGCAAGATCTTCAAGTTTGCTCTGCCGCCTGGAATGATCAAGTCACAGAGTCTCACCGGTGTTATCGTCGAACGCCAGAGAACCGTAGCCTGA
- the gdhA gene encoding NADP-specific glutamate dehydrogenase, protein MSVRDRVAQIYDQVLVRNAGEPEFHQAAAEVFESLHVVLERHPRYADAGLIERLCEPERQIIFRVPWTDDNGNVHVNRGFRVQYNSALGPYKGGLRFHPSVNLGIVKFLGFEQIFKNSLTGLPIGGGKGGSDFDPKGRTDAEVMRFCQSFMTELQRHIGEYTDVPAGDIGVGGREIGYLFGQYKRLTNTYESGVLTGKGITWGGSQVRTEATGYGVAYFVAEMLKAKGEDLEGKNVVISGSGNVAIYAIQKIHKLGGVAIACSDSSGYIVDKKGIDLDLLKEIKEVRRGRISEYADAVPHAQFIAGGSIWDVPCDVALPCATQNELDEDAAKTLIANGVQAVAEGANMPTTPGGIALFRDSNVAFAPGKAANAGGVATSALEMQQNASRDSWSFEYTDERLARIMRGIHSRTINTAAEYGKPGDYVHGANIAGFVKVADAMISLGVI, encoded by the coding sequence GTGTCCGTACGTGACCGCGTAGCGCAGATTTATGATCAGGTGTTGGTTCGCAATGCAGGTGAGCCGGAGTTCCACCAGGCTGCAGCTGAAGTTTTCGAATCCCTCCACGTCGTACTCGAGCGCCACCCGCGCTACGCCGACGCCGGACTGATCGAGCGCCTCTGCGAGCCGGAACGCCAGATCATCTTCCGCGTGCCGTGGACCGACGACAACGGCAACGTTCACGTCAACCGCGGCTTCCGCGTCCAGTACAACAGCGCGCTCGGCCCGTACAAGGGCGGCCTGCGGTTCCACCCCAGTGTCAACCTGGGCATCGTGAAGTTCCTCGGCTTCGAGCAGATCTTCAAGAACTCCCTCACCGGCCTGCCCATCGGCGGCGGCAAGGGCGGATCGGACTTCGATCCCAAGGGCCGTACCGACGCAGAGGTCATGCGTTTCTGTCAGTCCTTCATGACGGAACTGCAGCGCCACATCGGTGAATACACCGACGTTCCCGCCGGCGACATCGGAGTCGGTGGCCGCGAGATCGGTTACCTGTTCGGCCAGTACAAGCGACTGACCAACACCTACGAGTCCGGCGTTCTCACCGGCAAGGGCATCACCTGGGGCGGATCTCAGGTTCGCACCGAAGCCACCGGCTACGGCGTTGCGTACTTCGTCGCCGAAATGCTCAAGGCCAAGGGCGAAGACCTCGAAGGCAAGAACGTTGTGATCTCCGGATCCGGCAACGTTGCCATCTACGCGATCCAGAAGATCCACAAGCTCGGCGGCGTCGCCATCGCTTGCTCCGACTCCTCGGGGTACATCGTGGACAAGAAGGGCATCGACCTGGACCTCCTCAAGGAGATCAAGGAAGTTCGCCGCGGCCGCATCAGCGAGTACGCCGACGCAGTTCCGCACGCACAGTTCATCGCCGGCGGCTCCATCTGGGACGTGCCGTGCGACGTTGCACTCCCCTGCGCAACCCAGAACGAGCTCGACGAAGACGCAGCAAAGACCTTGATCGCCAACGGCGTTCAGGCTGTTGCCGAAGGCGCGAACATGCCCACCACCCCCGGCGGCATCGCACTCTTCCGCGACTCCAACGTCGCGTTCGCTCCGGGTAAGGCAGCCAACGCCGGTGGCGTTGCCACCTCGGCTCTCGAAATGCAGCAGAACGCGTCACGCGATTCCTGGAGCTTCGAGTACACCGACGAACGTCTCGCCCGCATCATGCGTGGCATCCACAGCCGCACCATCAACACTGCTGCGGAGTACGGCAAGCCCGGCGACTACGTGCACGGCGCGAACATCGCCGGCTTCGTCAAGGTCGCCGACGCCATGATCTCGTTGGGCGTCATCTAA
- a CDS encoding DUF4185 domain-containing protein has product MHVRSKRSLSALLSIGVVTIAATIASAPAASAVGGPCWGGGTGSLGSLTGSMSGSLSGSAGTGSLVNSLPWITGAPNGALPVLTGRTKAIEMVTGPGSPNDTIDRFNVSGTDLGIMWDNGLSGADHNVLMAFGDTVGDCEIEGDDWRSNVLFRSSNTDFQDGLRIDSSPKDLPNHSKEIIPGFGIPFEFTTIPTAGISYGGVQYIRFMSVRTWDEPGAWTTNYSALAYSTDNGENWDIDPATVRANTPGLDIPGIPAVSSINENFQQSAFLDGGDGYIYEYGTPSGRFGKAVLARVPGLEIRNPLAYTYWDGSGWSVNSDDAVQVIKAPVSELAVQWNDYLDKYVAMYTSADGSLVIRQADHPEGPWSGTQTLLSGYTLPSLYGGFMHPWTSRTGNTLEFVATTWDRYNVIYMQTDLTGMKMSSSDSRDRPDPATTGEAELLEMRLPAE; this is encoded by the coding sequence ATGCATGTGCGCTCGAAACGGTCGTTGTCAGCGTTGTTGTCCATAGGTGTAGTCACGATTGCGGCAACCATCGCGTCGGCCCCAGCGGCATCCGCCGTAGGTGGACCGTGTTGGGGAGGCGGTACCGGTTCGCTGGGTTCGCTGACGGGTTCGATGTCTGGCTCCCTGTCAGGCTCTGCAGGCACGGGATCACTGGTCAATTCGCTGCCCTGGATCACAGGCGCTCCGAACGGCGCATTGCCCGTCTTGACCGGCCGAACCAAGGCGATAGAGATGGTGACCGGGCCGGGTAGCCCGAACGACACGATCGACCGGTTCAACGTTTCGGGTACAGACCTCGGAATCATGTGGGACAACGGGCTTTCCGGAGCCGACCACAATGTGCTGATGGCATTCGGTGACACTGTCGGCGACTGCGAGATCGAAGGCGACGACTGGCGCAGCAACGTGCTGTTCCGCAGCAGCAATACCGACTTCCAGGACGGGCTACGGATCGACAGTTCGCCCAAGGACCTTCCGAATCACTCCAAGGAGATCATCCCCGGATTCGGTATCCCGTTCGAGTTCACGACGATCCCGACGGCGGGCATCTCGTACGGCGGTGTGCAGTACATCCGGTTCATGTCCGTTCGAACGTGGGACGAGCCGGGCGCCTGGACTACCAACTACTCGGCGCTGGCGTACTCGACGGACAACGGCGAGAACTGGGACATCGACCCTGCGACGGTCCGCGCAAATACTCCCGGCCTCGATATTCCGGGAATCCCGGCGGTGTCCTCGATCAACGAGAACTTTCAGCAGAGCGCGTTCCTCGACGGCGGCGACGGCTATATCTACGAGTACGGAACACCGTCCGGACGCTTCGGTAAGGCAGTGTTGGCGCGCGTCCCGGGTCTCGAAATCCGAAATCCTCTTGCATACACGTACTGGGACGGTTCGGGTTGGAGCGTGAACTCCGACGATGCGGTGCAGGTCATCAAGGCTCCGGTCAGTGAACTCGCGGTGCAGTGGAACGACTATCTGGACAAGTATGTCGCTATGTACACCAGCGCTGATGGCAGCCTGGTTATCCGGCAGGCCGATCATCCCGAGGGGCCGTGGAGTGGCACGCAGACCCTTCTGAGTGGATACACCTTGCCGAGCCTGTACGGCGGGTTCATGCACCCGTGGACCTCTCGAACCGGCAACACGCTCGAGTTTGTGGCGACAACGTGGGATCGCTACAACGTGATCTATATGCAGACAGACCTGACGGGCATGAAGATGTCGTCGTCGGATTCGCGTGACCGTCCGGACCCCGCGACAACCGGTGAAGCTGAACTCCTCGAGATGAGATTGCCGGCAGAATAG
- a CDS encoding glutamine synthetase III, translating into MSGNAVRLQAIKDVEAYTPPVVSFSGDEAPGEVFGANVFNKVVMQKRLPKQIYKSVIATIEQGKPLDPAVADAVASAMKDWALEKGATHYAHVFYPLTGLTAEKHDSFFEPVGDGSALAEFAGKTLIQGEPDASSFPNGGLRNTFEARGYTGWDVTSPAYVLENPNGNTLCIPTVFVSMTGEALDHKTPLLRSQQVMGLHAERILKLFGHTEPEQIVSFCGPEQEYFLIDRHFFLARPDLLNAGRTLFGTKPPKGQEFDDHYFGAIPERVLGFMMDTERELFKLGIPAKTRHNEVAPGQFEIAPMFERGNIAADHQQLLMTTFKTVAKKHGMECLFHEKPFDGVNGSGKHVNFSLGNSELGSLLVPGDNPHDNAQFLVFCAAVIRAVHKYAGLLRASVASATNDHRLGANEAPPAIISIFLGDQLADVFEQIAKGAATSSKDKGTMMIGADTLPVLPTDPGDRNRTSPFAFTGNRFEFRAPGSMQTVNGPMVTINTIMAEALDYMATELETAVADGADFDTAVQNLLTDIITNHGAVVFNGDGYSENWQIEAEARGLPNLRTTLDALPELISESALELFDKYNVFNHREMHSRYEVGLEQYALSIGVEARLAAEIGTTLILPAAVRHQTEIAQNFVALKAAGMEPDSAPLTEVSEPVTALRAALASLRAAIKEIPHGSPLEAATHAQEALMPAMADVRTAADLLETMVADDHWPLPTYQEMLYIL; encoded by the coding sequence ATGAGTGGAAACGCAGTTCGCCTGCAAGCGATCAAAGACGTCGAGGCCTACACACCTCCCGTTGTGAGTTTCTCAGGCGACGAAGCTCCCGGTGAAGTGTTCGGCGCCAACGTGTTCAACAAGGTGGTGATGCAGAAGCGCCTGCCCAAGCAGATCTACAAGTCCGTGATCGCGACAATCGAACAGGGCAAGCCTCTGGACCCGGCAGTTGCAGACGCCGTCGCATCGGCCATGAAGGACTGGGCGCTCGAGAAGGGCGCCACCCACTACGCGCACGTCTTCTACCCCTTGACCGGTCTCACGGCCGAGAAGCACGACAGCTTCTTCGAGCCGGTGGGCGACGGATCGGCGCTCGCCGAGTTCGCGGGCAAGACGCTCATCCAGGGTGAGCCGGATGCGTCGAGCTTCCCCAACGGCGGTCTGCGCAATACCTTCGAGGCTCGCGGTTACACGGGCTGGGACGTCACCAGCCCGGCCTACGTTCTCGAGAACCCCAACGGCAATACGCTCTGCATCCCTACGGTTTTCGTGTCGATGACCGGCGAAGCGCTCGACCACAAGACTCCGCTTCTGCGGTCACAGCAGGTAATGGGCCTGCATGCCGAACGCATCCTCAAGCTGTTCGGCCATACCGAACCCGAGCAGATTGTGTCCTTCTGCGGCCCCGAGCAGGAGTACTTCCTGATCGATCGGCACTTCTTCCTCGCCCGCCCCGACCTGCTCAATGCTGGCCGCACACTCTTCGGCACCAAGCCGCCCAAGGGCCAGGAGTTCGACGACCACTACTTCGGCGCCATCCCCGAGCGCGTGCTCGGCTTCATGATGGATACCGAACGTGAACTGTTCAAGCTCGGCATTCCCGCAAAGACCCGCCACAACGAGGTTGCTCCCGGCCAGTTCGAGATCGCGCCGATGTTCGAGCGCGGCAACATCGCCGCCGATCATCAGCAGCTTTTGATGACCACGTTCAAGACCGTCGCCAAGAAGCACGGCATGGAGTGCTTGTTCCACGAGAAGCCGTTCGACGGCGTCAACGGCTCCGGCAAGCACGTCAACTTCTCGCTGGGCAACTCGGAGCTCGGCAGTTTGCTTGTCCCAGGCGATAATCCGCACGACAATGCTCAGTTCCTGGTGTTCTGTGCCGCTGTGATCCGCGCCGTCCACAAGTACGCCGGACTCCTGCGCGCTTCGGTGGCGTCGGCTACCAACGATCACCGTCTCGGCGCCAACGAGGCTCCGCCCGCGATCATCTCGATCTTCCTCGGCGACCAACTTGCCGACGTGTTCGAGCAGATCGCGAAGGGCGCTGCGACGTCGTCGAAGGACAAGGGCACCATGATGATCGGTGCCGACACGCTCCCCGTTCTCCCCACTGATCCCGGCGACCGCAACCGGACAAGCCCATTTGCCTTCACCGGCAACAGGTTCGAGTTCCGCGCCCCGGGTTCCATGCAGACGGTCAACGGTCCGATGGTCACGATCAACACGATCATGGCCGAGGCTCTCGACTACATGGCAACCGAACTCGAAACGGCAGTTGCCGACGGGGCCGATTTCGACACCGCTGTCCAGAACCTGCTGACCGACATCATCACCAACCACGGCGCCGTCGTCTTCAACGGTGACGGCTACTCGGAGAACTGGCAGATCGAGGCAGAGGCACGCGGACTTCCCAACCTGCGGACCACGTTGGACGCTTTGCCCGAGCTCATCTCCGAGTCTGCTTTGGAACTCTTCGACAAGTACAACGTCTTCAACCACCGAGAGATGCACAGCCGCTACGAAGTCGGTCTAGAGCAGTACGCGCTGAGCATCGGCGTCGAGGCACGCCTTGCGGCTGAAATCGGCACGACGCTGATCCTCCCCGCCGCGGTCCGCCATCAGACCGAGATCGCGCAGAACTTCGTTGCATTGAAGGCTGCGGGTATGGAACCGGATTCCGCGCCGCTGACCGAGGTTTCCGAACCGGTAACCGCTCTTCGGGCAGCGCTTGCCTCCTTGCGCGCAGCGATCAAGGAAATTCCCCACGGCTCGCCGCTCGAAGCTGCCACTCATGCGCAGGAGGCATTGATGCCGGCCATGGCGGATGTTCGCACCGCTGCGGATCTCCTGGAAACCATGGTTGCGGACGACCACTGGCCGCTCCCGACGTATCAGGAAATGCTCTACATCCTCTGA
- a CDS encoding putative quinol monooxygenase, with translation MSAIRVLVGSTVEPENLAEVIDLYRELVRETRKENGCISYELLRCGDNSGELMLVEEWESQAHLDAHTHTEHFVRLVAALDNLEKAVPAQIYSKVL, from the coding sequence ATGTCAGCGATCAGGGTGTTGGTGGGCAGTACAGTCGAGCCGGAAAATCTTGCGGAGGTCATTGATCTCTACCGCGAACTCGTGCGCGAGACCCGCAAGGAGAATGGCTGCATCAGCTACGAATTGCTTCGGTGCGGCGACAATTCCGGTGAGCTGATGTTGGTGGAGGAATGGGAATCTCAGGCACACCTGGACGCCCACACGCACACCGAGCATTTTGTGCGGCTAGTGGCGGCGCTGGACAATCTCGAGAAGGCCGTCCCGGCACAGATTTATTCAAAAGTGTTGTGA